From Riemerella anatipestifer ATCC 11845 = DSM 15868, a single genomic window includes:
- a CDS encoding helix-turn-helix transcriptional regulator, protein MSTNKNAQIRYKALDECFSNIYHKYFIEDLIAYCNEKLTDHFMEETSISRRQVLEDIKFMESQAGFEAPIVRYREGKRVYYRYEDADFSILKKSMTDTERNTLRQALETLNRLNSLPGFGWVQSIQTKLDIEITELQRQNKIIDFQENEYLKGLEFLNPLYQFILKEQVLSIHYKSFRDRLSVFTMSPYFLKQFNNRWFLFGWEHHFHKVQNIALDRIVSIDVISEVYHINEIDFVNYFDEIIGVTNVENDEVEEIKIELTDYILPYIASKPLHSSQRVKGHVLHLSVKINQELKALILSHGENMRVISPLSLVEELQRIIQRMKNNYDFKK, encoded by the coding sequence ATGTCCACTAATAAGAATGCTCAAATCCGTTATAAGGCTTTAGATGAATGTTTTTCAAATATCTATCATAAATATTTTATTGAGGATCTTATTGCCTATTGCAATGAAAAACTAACAGACCATTTTATGGAGGAAACGTCTATATCAAGGCGACAGGTACTGGAGGATATTAAATTTATGGAAAGTCAAGCGGGGTTTGAAGCCCCTATTGTTAGGTATAGAGAGGGAAAGCGGGTCTATTACCGTTATGAAGATGCGGATTTTTCTATTCTTAAGAAGTCTATGACCGATACAGAGCGCAATACTCTTAGACAGGCCTTAGAGACTCTTAATCGTTTAAACTCATTACCTGGTTTTGGCTGGGTGCAAAGCATACAAACCAAATTAGATATAGAAATAACGGAACTGCAGAGGCAGAACAAGATTATTGATTTTCAGGAAAATGAATATTTAAAGGGATTGGAGTTTTTGAATCCATTATATCAATTTATACTGAAAGAGCAGGTTTTAAGCATCCATTATAAAAGTTTTAGAGATAGGTTGAGCGTTTTTACAATGTCTCCATATTTTTTAAAACAATTTAATAATCGTTGGTTTCTATTTGGTTGGGAGCATCATTTTCATAAGGTACAGAATATTGCTTTGGATAGGATTGTTAGTATTGATGTTATTTCGGAGGTATATCATATCAATGAGATAGATTTTGTAAATTATTTTGATGAAATTATCGGAGTAACAAATGTTGAAAATGATGAAGTAGAAGAAATTAAAATAGAACTTACAGATTATATCCTGCCTTATATAGCTTCTAAACCGTTACATAGTTCACAGCGGGTTAAGGGTCATGTTTTACATCTATCTGTAAAAATTAATCAAGAGCTTAAGGCTTTGATACTTTCGCACGGCGAAAATATGAGGGTAATTTCGCCTTTATCTTTGGTAGAGGAACTTCAAAGAATTATCCAAAGAATGAAAAATAATTATGATTTCAAAAAATAA
- the deoC gene encoding deoxyribose-phosphate aldolase, which produces MINVKNYLDSTYLKTPEQSGLTLEETKAKVRELTDEAIDNGLFAVMIRPNFVKETKDYLAQKNAKVVLGTVIGFHEGTASIESKLNEAQKAIEDGADELDFVINYTAYKNGENDLVKDEFLRCTELCLNHKKIAKWIIEIAALTDAQIEDLTKKIATWATDTFKEEDLENIFVKSSTGFYQTEGGTPNGATFEGIEIMLENAGKLPVKAAGGVRTPEDAEKMIALGVKRIGTSSAMALVKGENASEGY; this is translated from the coding sequence ATGATAAATGTAAAAAACTATCTAGACTCTACTTATCTTAAAACCCCTGAACAATCTGGACTTACTCTAGAAGAAACTAAAGCAAAGGTAAGAGAACTAACTGATGAAGCAATTGATAATGGGCTTTTTGCTGTGATGATTCGTCCTAATTTTGTTAAAGAAACTAAAGATTATTTAGCTCAAAAAAATGCAAAAGTAGTATTAGGTACTGTAATTGGGTTTCACGAAGGTACGGCAAGTATAGAATCAAAACTAAATGAAGCTCAAAAAGCAATAGAAGATGGTGCTGATGAACTAGATTTTGTTATCAATTATACTGCTTACAAAAACGGCGAAAATGATTTAGTTAAAGACGAATTTTTGCGTTGTACAGAACTTTGCTTAAACCACAAAAAGATAGCAAAGTGGATTATTGAAATCGCTGCTCTTACAGATGCTCAAATAGAGGATTTGACTAAAAAAATAGCAACTTGGGCTACAGATACTTTTAAGGAAGAAGACCTAGAAAATATTTTTGTAAAATCTTCTACTGGTTTCTATCAAACAGAAGGTGGCACGCCTAATGGTGCTACTTTTGAAGGTATTGAAATAATGCTAGAAAACGCAGGGAAACTTCCTGTGAAAGCAGCAGGCGGTGTAAGAACACCAGAAGACGCCGAAAAAATGATTGCTCTAGGCGTGAAAAGAATAGGTACTTCTTCAGCAATGGCTCTTGTAAAAGGTGAAAACGCTTCGGAAGGATACTAA
- the pdhA gene encoding pyruvate dehydrogenase (acetyl-transferring) E1 component subunit alpha produces the protein MKEFSKEVYLKWYEDMTMWRRFEDKCRSLYLKQKIRGFLHLYNGQEAIPAGFTHAMDLTKDSMITAYRCHIHPMAMGVDPKRIMAELCGKATGTSQGMGGSMHIFSKEHRFYGGHGIVGGQIPLGAGIAFADKYFDRKAVNICFMGDGAVRQGSLHETFNMAMNWKLPVVFVCENNQYAMGTSVKRTANHEDIYKLGLGYEMPCLPVDAMDPEKVAEAAFEAIERARRGDGPTFIEARTYRYRGHSMSDAEPYRTKEEVAIHKEQDPIELVKQRILDNKWATEAELEQLDENSRAFVEECVEFMENSPFPDAEKVYEYVYSTPDYPFLDKLEN, from the coding sequence ATGAAAGAATTTTCCAAAGAAGTTTACCTTAAATGGTATGAAGATATGACTATGTGGAGACGCTTCGAAGATAAGTGTCGTTCTCTTTACTTAAAACAGAAAATTAGAGGTTTTTTACACCTTTATAATGGGCAGGAAGCGATACCAGCAGGATTTACTCATGCTATGGATTTAACCAAAGATAGTATGATAACTGCTTACCGTTGCCACATACATCCTATGGCGATGGGGGTAGACCCTAAGAGAATTATGGCAGAACTATGTGGTAAAGCTACGGGGACTTCGCAAGGTATGGGAGGTTCTATGCATATTTTTAGTAAAGAACACCGTTTCTATGGTGGACATGGTATCGTTGGTGGGCAAATTCCTTTGGGAGCAGGTATTGCATTTGCTGATAAATATTTTGATAGAAAAGCGGTTAATATTTGTTTTATGGGAGATGGTGCCGTTCGTCAAGGGTCTTTACATGAAACATTTAATATGGCAATGAACTGGAAACTTCCAGTAGTGTTTGTTTGTGAAAACAACCAGTATGCTATGGGAACGTCTGTGAAAAGAACTGCTAACCACGAAGACATCTATAAACTAGGTTTAGGTTATGAAATGCCTTGTTTACCAGTAGATGCTATGGATCCTGAGAAAGTTGCTGAGGCTGCTTTTGAAGCTATAGAAAGAGCAAGAAGAGGAGATGGACCTACATTTATAGAGGCTAGAACTTATCGTTACAGAGGGCACTCAATGTCTGATGCAGAGCCTTACAGAACTAAAGAGGAAGTAGCTATTCATAAAGAGCAGGACCCTATTGAACTTGTAAAACAAAGAATATTAGATAACAAATGGGCTACAGAGGCAGAGCTAGAGCAACTTGATGAAAACTCTAGAGCTTTTGTAGAAGAGTGTGTGGAATTTATGGAGAACTCTCCATTCCCAGATGCTGAGAAGGTTTATGAATATGTTTATTCTACACCAGATTATCCTTTTTTAGATAAATTAGAAAACTAA
- a CDS encoding 2-oxo acid dehydrogenase subunit E2 produces the protein MAEIITMPRLSDTMTEGKVSKWHKQVGDAVKEGDILAEIETDKAVQDFESEVNGTLLYVGVSEGNAAPVDTILAIIGKEGEDISGLVGGNQSTPQPASSENTSVENTVTEATSSVEIPKGVEVINMPRLSDTMTEGKVAKWNKNVGDTVKEGDILAEIETDKAVQDFESEFNGTLLYQGVGEGEAAEVDKILAIIGPAGTDVSAIVSNGGVVSKPQAQQEQSSVASSSKAENVSTSNASVSTDRVAISPLARKMAEEKGIDITNLKGSGENGRIVKKDIENYQPNATEQRSASVTPAAQVAMNFVAGETTETPNSQVRNVIAKRLSESKFSAPHYYLMVEVNMDKAITARKEINSLPDTKVSFNDMVIKATAMALRKHPQINSSWAGDKIIHHGSINIGVAVAIPDGLVVPVLKSADFMNYSQISAGVKDMASRAKSKGLKANEMEGSTFSISNLGMFGIETFTSIINQPNSCILSVGAIIEKPVVKDGQIVVGNTMKLSLACDHRVVDGATGAEFLQTLKTYLENPFALLV, from the coding sequence ATGGCAGAAATAATTACAATGCCTCGCCTTTCTGATACGATGACAGAAGGTAAGGTTTCCAAATGGCATAAGCAGGTTGGAGATGCTGTAAAGGAAGGAGATATTCTTGCAGAAATAGAAACGGATAAAGCCGTTCAAGATTTTGAATCAGAGGTTAACGGAACACTACTTTATGTAGGTGTAAGTGAAGGAAATGCAGCTCCTGTGGATACTATTTTGGCAATTATAGGGAAAGAAGGCGAAGATATTTCAGGGCTTGTGGGCGGTAATCAAAGTACACCTCAACCAGCTTCATCAGAAAATACTTCTGTAGAAAATACAGTAACAGAAGCTACGTCATCAGTAGAGATACCTAAAGGTGTTGAGGTAATTAATATGCCTCGTCTGTCTGATACAATGACAGAAGGTAAAGTAGCTAAATGGAATAAAAATGTGGGAGATACAGTAAAAGAAGGAGATATTTTAGCTGAAATAGAAACAGATAAAGCCGTTCAAGATTTTGAATCAGAATTTAACGGAACTCTTTTATACCAAGGTGTAGGAGAAGGAGAAGCAGCAGAAGTAGATAAAATATTAGCCATTATAGGACCTGCTGGAACAGATGTTTCTGCTATAGTTTCTAATGGCGGAGTGGTTAGTAAGCCTCAAGCTCAACAAGAACAGTCAAGTGTAGCTTCTAGCTCAAAAGCAGAAAATGTTTCAACATCTAATGCTAGTGTTTCAACAGATAGAGTGGCTATTTCTCCATTGGCTAGAAAAATGGCAGAGGAGAAGGGTATAGATATTACAAATCTAAAAGGTTCTGGAGAGAACGGAAGAATAGTAAAGAAAGATATAGAAAACTATCAGCCAAACGCAACAGAACAGCGTTCTGCTTCTGTAACGCCAGCTGCACAAGTAGCTATGAATTTTGTTGCTGGAGAAACTACAGAAACACCTAACTCTCAAGTTAGAAATGTAATCGCAAAAAGACTTTCTGAAAGTAAGTTTTCAGCACCTCATTACTATTTAATGGTAGAGGTGAATATGGATAAAGCCATCACTGCTAGAAAGGAAATTAACTCACTTCCTGACACTAAAGTATCGTTTAACGATATGGTGATTAAGGCGACAGCTATGGCTCTTAGAAAGCACCCCCAAATCAATAGTAGCTGGGCGGGAGATAAGATTATTCATCATGGTAGCATCAATATTGGCGTGGCAGTGGCTATCCCAGACGGATTAGTAGTACCTGTATTGAAGAGTGCAGACTTTATGAATTATAGTCAAATTTCTGCAGGAGTTAAAGATATGGCTTCTAGAGCAAAATCTAAAGGTCTTAAAGCTAACGAAATGGAAGGTTCTACATTCTCAATATCCAACCTTGGAATGTTCGGAATAGAAACATTTACTTCTATTATCAATCAACCGAACTCTTGTATACTTTCGGTAGGTGCTATTATAGAGAAGCCTGTGGTTAAAGACGGACAAATTGTAGTGGGCAATACTATGAAGTTGTCTTTAGCATGTGACCACCGTGTGGTAGATGGTGCTACTGGTGCAGAGTTTTTACAAACATTAAAGACTTACCTAGAAAATCCGTTTGCATTATTAGTTTAA